The following is a genomic window from Alphaproteobacteria bacterium LSUCC0396.
ATTCATGGCTGCATGATATTGGCCGGGTCAATTATGTTAGCGCCACTGATGATGATGCGCTTGTTGCATTTCAGCTTTGCGCCCGTCTTGAAGGCATTATTCCGGCATTAGAGCCATCGCACGCGCTGGCTTATGTCAGCACCGTCATCGGCGATATGGATCCTGACGAGATTGTCATCTTGAATATGTGCGGTCGCGGCGACAAGGATTTGGGTGCGGTGCTTCCAGTTCTTGAAAAACTTGGCCGCATGTAAGCCGCAAGCCCTTTTAGATTGGAAAAGAGATAATCATGGCAGGTCGCATCGACATCGCATTTGCAAAGGCCAAAGCCGAAAACCGCGGCAGTCTGGGGGTATTTATCACCGCAGGTGACCCTGATGCTGCCACCACTGATGCCTTGCTGGATGGGCTGGTTGAGGTGGGCGTCGATTTTATCGAGCTTGGCATGCCGTTTTCTGACCCTATGGCAGATGGGCCGGCAATTCAGGCAGCCTCACTGCGCGCCTTGAAAGGCGGCATGACGCTTGTCAAAACTATGGAAATCGCACGTAATTTTCGCCAGCGCCACCCTGATATGCCGCTGGTTCTGATGGGCTATTACAACCCGATCTATATCTATGGAAATGATCGGTTCATTGATGATGCCGTGGCGGCGGGCGTTGACGGGTTGATCATCGTTGATTTGCCGCCTGAAGAAGATAGTGAGCTGTGTATCCCGGCGCGCAAAGCAGGTTTGAACGTTGTTCGCCTCATCACACCGACAAGCGATGATCAGCGCTTACCGGCCATTTTGGCCGAGGCCAGCGGGTTTGTGTACTATGTTTCGGTGACCGGCATTACGGGCATGGCCAGCGCAGCTGCCACCAGCATTGATCAGGCCTACAAGCGTATCCGCAAACAGACTGACCTGCCGATCGTAACCGGATTTGGCATCCGCACCCCCGAACAGGCGGCCGAGTCAGCGCGCCTTAGCGATGGCGCGGTTGTTGGATCTGCGGTGGTCGATCTGATTGCTGATGCTGTTGCTAATCCGGCAAGCACCGATGAAGCAGAAAACCGCGCCGCTGTCGTCCGTAAAGTTGCCGCATTTGTCGGTGATCTTAGCGCTGCTATCCGCGCATAGGGAGATTGCTATGAATTGGATTACAAATTCTGTCCTTCCAAAAATCAAGGCATGGGTCAAATCTGATGATGTGCCAGATAATCTTTGGGTAAAATGCGGCGCCTGTAAACAGATGATCTTTCACCGCGAATTTGAACAGGCTCACAATTGCTGTGCAACCTGCGGCCATCACGCGGCCTTGCCACCGGCAGCGCGTTTTTCAATGCTGTTTGACGCTGGAAAATTCGAGAAAATCGCGTTAACCCCGATTGAGGATGATCCCTTAAAATTCCGCGACAGCAAAAAATATACCGACCGGCTGCGCGATACCCGTAACAAAACCGGCCTTAACGACGCTATTGCTGTCGGGGCTGGCGAGATTAACGGCTATCCAGTAGTGATCGCAGCATTTGATTTTCGCTTTATGGGCGGCTCGATGGGCCGCATGGTTGGCAATGGGATTGTTCGCGCAGCAAAAGAGGCGGTTGACCGCAAAGCGGCGCTGATTACAGTGCCGTCAACCGGCGGCGCACGGATGCAGGAAGGCGTGTTATCGCTGATGCAATTACCGCGGACAATCGCCGCTGTTGAGATGGTTCGTGATGCCGGCCTGCCCTATTTTGTTTTGCTGGCGCACCCCACGACCGGCGGTGTTACCGCGTCATTTGCGATGCTCGGGGATATCCAGATTGCCGAACCTGGTGCCATCATTGGCTTTGCCGGTCGCCGTGTGATCGAAGAAACTGTCCGCGAAAAACTGCCTGATGACTTTCAGACGGCCGAATATCTGATGGACCATGGTATGGTAGATGCCGTTGTGCCGCGTGCCGAACAGCCTGTTTATATCGGCCGCCTGCTTGATTTCATGATGGGATCGAAAGACAGCAGAAAGCGCGCCTGATGCCAGCTTCATCATCGCCGCAGGCTATCGCTGCGGGCCGCGCGGGTGCCGCGCTTGACCGGTTGGCGCGGCTCCACCCAAAATTGATTGATCTTGGTCTTGATCGTAGCTTTGCCTTGCTTGAAAAGCTGGGGAACCCGCATCATCGCCTGCCACCAACAATCCATGTCGCCGGCACCAACGGCAAAGGGTCGGTGATCGCATTTCTGCGGGCCATCGCCGAGGCCGCTGGCCTCAAGGTTCATGTCTATAGCTCGCCGCATCTTTGCCGGTTCAATGAGCGTATCCGGGTTGCCGGCCAGCTGATTGATGATGGCGCGCTGGCCGATCTGTTGGAAGAGGTCGAAACCGTCAATGGCGATATGGCGGTGACGTTTTTTGAGGTCACAACGGCAGCGGCAATGCTCGCATTCTCGAAAACACCGGCCGATCTGCTGCTGCTTGAAACTGGCCTCGGCGGCGCCCTCGACTCGACCAATGTCCTAGCCCAACCCTTGGCAACGATTATCACCCCGATTGCCCAAGATCATGAGCATTTTCTTGGCACCACCCTCACCCAGATCGCTGGTCAGAAGGCTGGTATCATGCGGGCCGAAACCCCGTGTTATAGCGCCCAGCAAGCCCCTGAAGCCTTGAGAGTTCTGGATGATTATGCAGCAGAAATAGGCACGGCGGTCATTGTCGCGGGGCGCGATTTTGGCATCAACAGGCCAGCAGATGGCGGCATTGAAATTACCCTTTATGGCGCGGTCACCTTGCTGCCGCGCCCCGGGTTACGCGGGCCGCACCAGCTGGATAATGCCGGTTTGGCAGCTGCCTGTTTTTGCGATCTTGCCAGCAAGGGGCTGTTGGCATCATGGCCGCGAAACAGTGACAGAAAAATACT
Proteins encoded in this region:
- a CDS encoding folylpolyglutamate synthase/dihydrofolate synthase family protein, which encodes MPASSSPQAIAAGRAGAALDRLARLHPKLIDLGLDRSFALLEKLGNPHHRLPPTIHVAGTNGKGSVIAFLRAIAEAAGLKVHVYSSPHLCRFNERIRVAGQLIDDGALADLLEEVETVNGDMAVTFFEVTTAAAMLAFSKTPADLLLLETGLGGALDSTNVLAQPLATIITPIAQDHEHFLGTTLTQIAGQKAGIMRAETPCYSAQQAPEALRVLDDYAAEIGTAVIVAGRDFGINRPADGGIEITLYGAVTLLPRPGLRGPHQLDNAGLAAACFCDLASKGLLASWPRNSDRKILASGIESAVWPGRVQHLATGALARHWPHQAIWLDGAHNAHGAQALAAALGQIHRGKWNIICGALNTRNPAEFIAPLADLAGPVRCLAIPDQDASLSAGQMADAATQQGLDATPVSGIMSAFDNLDLTCPVIICGSLYLAGHILVQNKTLPE
- the trpA gene encoding tryptophan synthase subunit alpha → MAGRIDIAFAKAKAENRGSLGVFITAGDPDAATTDALLDGLVEVGVDFIELGMPFSDPMADGPAIQAASLRALKGGMTLVKTMEIARNFRQRHPDMPLVLMGYYNPIYIYGNDRFIDDAVAAGVDGLIIVDLPPEEDSELCIPARKAGLNVVRLITPTSDDQRLPAILAEASGFVYYVSVTGITGMASAAATSIDQAYKRIRKQTDLPIVTGFGIRTPEQAAESARLSDGAVVGSAVVDLIADAVANPASTDEAENRAAVVRKVAAFVGDLSAAIRA
- the accD gene encoding acetyl-CoA carboxylase, carboxyltransferase subunit beta, yielding MNWITNSVLPKIKAWVKSDDVPDNLWVKCGACKQMIFHREFEQAHNCCATCGHHAALPPAARFSMLFDAGKFEKIALTPIEDDPLKFRDSKKYTDRLRDTRNKTGLNDAIAVGAGEINGYPVVIAAFDFRFMGGSMGRMVGNGIVRAAKEAVDRKAALITVPSTGGARMQEGVLSLMQLPRTIAAVEMVRDAGLPYFVLLAHPTTGGVTASFAMLGDIQIAEPGAIIGFAGRRVIEETVREKLPDDFQTAEYLMDHGMVDAVVPRAEQPVYIGRLLDFMMGSKDSRKRA